The genomic region CTTCATTTTTGCGAAAACAGGAATACATAAACCTTGTTCTCTTGCACGATAAAGAATTGGCCAGCCAACTTAAAGAAGAAAAGGCTAAACTCGAACGGGAAAAAAAGATTGTTCTTACAGAAAAAGCTCGCCTGGAAGAGCTAAGGCAGCGATTTCAAGAGGAAAAACAGGTTCTAGAAAGGCTTAAACAGGAAAAGAAGGCCTTACTTGAAGAAGTAAGGCGAAACAAGAGGCTCTATGCCGAAACCCTTAAAATGTTAAAGGCTGCTTATGCCGCCATTGCCCAGATGGCCGAAGAACTCCAAAAGACAAGGCAGGAACTTGAAAGCACCAAAACCCAGATTGAAGAGATAAAAAAAGAAAAATCTCCCGAAGAAAGCCTCATCCCCGAAATAAAAAAGTCCCCGTCTCTTCTGGAAGTTAAGGGCCTTCTTCCCCCACCGGTTCCGGGCACAGTGATCAAAACTTACGGCACCGAAATAGACCCTATAACCGGTGAGAAAAAATTTAACAAAGGTATAACTATTGCTGCTCCAGCAGGCACCCCGGTGAAGACCCCTTACGCTGGAAAAATATTAAAAATTTCCTACATACAGGGCCAGGGTATAGTTATTTTCATTGATCACGGTTATTATTTCTTGTCGGTTATCGGTGGTTTGGGTAATGTAAGTAAGAGTTTAGGTGATATGGTTTCCACGGGTGAAGTTATTGGTGAGGTAGGCGAAGTGCCCTTTGGGAAACCCCATGTTTATTACGAATTACGCTACAAGGGCAAGCCCTTAAACCCTTTGGATTGGCTTGATATAAACCAACTTAAATTTAGGCCGTGAGGTGAACATGAAAAATCGTAAAGTTTTTTCGTCGGCAGTATTGGTAGTGGTTTTAGGTTTTTTCCTTTTGGGGACGTTTTTAGGGCATAATCTCCTCTCTGCTCCTACCAGAAAAGAAAACGATATTTACCAGCAGCTCAAGCTCTTCTCCCAGGTGCTTGACCTGGTGCAAAAAAGTTACGTAAAAGAAGTTGATCCTAAAGAGCTCATTTACGGTGCCATTCAGGGAATGTTAACTAACCTTGACCCGCATTCGTCTTTCCTGAAACCTGAAGATTTCAAAGAACTTGAAATAGAAACCAAGGGATCTTTTACCGGTATAGGTATAGAAATAACCATAAAAGACGGGGTTCTTACGGTGGTGGCTCCCATTGAAGGCACCCCTGCCTGGAAGGCCGGCCTTAAACCTGGAGACAAAATCATAAAAATAAACGGCAAGCCTACCAAGGGAATGAGTCTCCTTGATGCCGTAAAACTTTTAAGAGGGCCTAAAGGCACTAAAGTAACTATCCATATATACCGTGAGGGTTTTAACGAACTCAAAGAAATAACCCTGGTTCGTGACGTAATCCCTATAAAGAGTGTACGCTACTTCACCGTTGAGCCAGGTTACGGCTACATTCGTATTACCAACTTCCAGGAAAAGACACCCAAAGAATTAGTCAAAGCCTTAACGGCCCTTGAAAAAGAAAACAAACCCATGAAAGGGCTTATCATTGATTTAAGAAACAATCCTGGAGGGCTTTTGAGTTCTGCCGTAAAAGTAGCTGACGAGTTTATTGACAAAGGCCTCATAGTTTACACCAAAGGCCGCATCAAGCAGCAAAACATGCGCTTTGAAGCCACTCCAAACAAGAGAAAACACCCCTATCCCATAGTGGTTCTTGTGAACGAAGGCAGTGCTTCGGCTTCAGAAATTGTAGCCGGGGCCCTGCAAGACCATCATCGCGCTATTTTAGTTGGTAACACCACTTTTGGAAAAGGCTCTGTTCAGACTATCATTCCCTTACCTGATGGTTCAGCGGTAAGGCTTACTACGGCCCAGTATTACACTCCCAGCGGCCGTTCCATTCAGGCCAAAGGTATAGAACCGGACATAAAAGTTCCATTTCTTGACCCTGAATGCCTGAAAAAGGCCGAAAAGAAAACCCATGTCTTGAGGGAAAAAGATCTGGCCCATCATCTTGAAAACGGCAATCCCAAGTCAGAAAAAGAAAAGAATCAACCCGAAACCCAAAAAGTTAAAGAAAAAACTCCAAAAGACGTTTACAAGTGGGAAGAGCGTCTTAAGTATGACAACCAGTTTCAAGAGGCTTTAAGAATCCTTAAAAGCTGGCACATTATTACTTCTGTAAAAATCAAGTAAATGCCCCGCCGTAAAAAGCCAAAAAGGCCTGCTCCATCGCGTCTGGGGTGGGCCTTTTTGTTTTTATTACTGCTTGTCTCAATACTTGCAGCCCTTTGGGTTTTAAGGCCCATGGTAGAAAAGCCAAGAGAGCTTCCTCAGGTAGCTGGCTATCCTAAAAAACCGTTACCAGAGCCTAAAGTCTCAAAACCTTTAGCTCCCAGAAAGCCTGTTCCTCAACCCCAAAGGGCACTTACCCCTTCTACCCCAAAAGAAAAACTTCCGGTAGCCTGCATAATCATCGATGATATGGGGCAAAATCCTTCTCTTGAAAGGAAGTTTTTCAAGCTCGGCTTAAGGTTAAATTTTTCTTTTTTACCAGAGGCCCCTTTCACCAAAAGGCTTGCCACTGAAGCCCACGCCCGCGGCTTTGAAGTACTGGTGCACTTACCCCTTGAGGCCCATCAGGTTTATGACCACAGTCACATTCTTCGCTTGAACTTAAACCAGGATGAGTTAAAAAAACAGGTGCGCTTTTTGGTAAAAAAAGTACCTTACGCCATAGGAGTTAATCATCACATGGGCTCGGCTTTTACCGAAGATGAAACACATGTTTACTGGCTGCTTTCAGAAATTAAGGCCATGGGGCTTTTTTATGTTGATAGCCGCACCACTCCTTATACTAAAATTCCCGAAGTAGCCAAAAAATTAGGGCTTCCTTTTGCCGAAAGAAATATATTTCTGGATGATAGCACAGACTTTAAAAGTATTTGCCGTTATCTGGACAAACTTATAAAGGAAGCCCAAAAAAGGCCGGTGGTGGCCATTGGGCATCCACATCCCAACACCCTTAAAGCCCTAGAGGCTTACGAAAACAGACTAAAAACCCAGGTCAATCTGGTGCCAATAAGTGAATTTTTGAGGGAAAAATATGATAAAGCCGTACTTGAAAGATTTTAAACCCTATCCGCCAGGTAAACCCATTGAAGAACTCAGACGAGAGCTGGGAATAGAAGGCCCTATTGTTAAACTGGCCTCAAATGAAAATCCCTTTGGCCCTTCGCCCAAAGCCATAGAGGCCATAAAGGAGGCCGCTAAAGACGTTCACCGTTACCCAGATCCTTCTGGCTATGAACTAAAAAAGGCTCTGGCGCAAAAACTTGGCGTCAAACCTGAAGAAATAGTCCTGGGAAACGGCTCAAACGAAGTTATCGACCTTCTGGTAAAGGCCTTGCTCGCGCCAGGGGATACAGCCCTTATGAGTGAGCCTTCATTTTTGATGTATGAAAAATTCGTCCAGGCCGCTGGCGGAAACATCAAAAAGATTCCCCTGAAAAACTTAAGGCATGATCTCTTTGCTTTAGCCGGAGCCATAGATGAAAAAACGCGGCTTTTATTTCTTGATAATCCTCACAACCCCACAGGAAGTATTATCAAACACCATGAATTTGAAAGCTGGATTAAAGACTTACCAAAAAATATTCTGATTGTGCTTGACGAGGCTTATATCGAATTCAATGAAGACCCTGAAATAATAAATGGCCTTAAATTTAAGGACCATAAACCTCCTGTGGCCATTCTCAGGACCTTTTCAAAGGCTTACGGTCTTGCTGGTTTAAGGATTGGCTACGGAATAATGAATCAGGCGCTGGCTGATGTTTTAAACGCCATAAGACAGCCTTTCAACGTAAATAGCCTGGCCTTAACCGCAGCTAAAGTGGCCCTTGAAGACGAAAAATACTTTAAGCAAGTTTTGAATACCTTTCTTGAAGAAAGAAAGCGGCTGACCGAAGCCCTTAAGCGTTTTGGCTTGAAGCCCTACCCTTCACAGGCCAATTTCATTTTAGTAGAAGTTGGGCAAAGTGGTCAAAAGCTCTATCAGGCCCTTTTGCGAAAGGGAGTAATCATCAGAAACACTGAAGCCTACGGTTTCTCCACCTGTGTGCGCATAAGCATTGGCACACCAGAAGAAAACGACTTTTTCCTGGCCAAACTGAAGGAGGTCTTAAATGAGGCCTAGAGGCCTTCTTATTACCATAGACGGGCCTGCGGGGGCGGGGAAAAGTACCGTAGCCAAAAAGCTGGCCAAAAAACTTGGTTATCTCTATTTAGATACCGGGGCCATGTATCGGGTAGTGGCCCTGGCTGCCCAAAGATTGGGCCTTGACTTCCAGGACAAAGAAAAACTTGGAGAGCTTGCCCGAACCCTTGACTTTAAGCTGGTGCCTGCTGAAAACGGAGTAAAAGTATTTTTAGGCCACGAAGACGTTAGCGAGGCCATTCGTACGCCAGAAATAGACAGACTTTCTTCAGTAGTAGCCAGAATTCCCAGTGTACGCGAGGCTCTAAAGATAAGGCAACAGGCTATGGGAAAAGATGGCGGCGTTATAGCTGAAGGAAGAGATATGGGAAGCGTAGTCTTTCCCGATGCGGAAATTAAGTTTTTTATCACCGCAAGTTTAGAGGCCCGCGCCAAAAGACGCTATGAGGAACAAAAGCAAAGGGGCCTTAAAGTTTCTTTTGAGGAAGTGCTTTCAAATCTTCGCGAACGAGACGAAAGAGACAGCAAGCGCGAAGTGGCTCCTCTGGTTGTTCCCGAAGGGGCCCTTGTGATTGATACTTCAGGTCTCACTCCAGATCAGGTGCTAGAGATAGTCCTTAAAGAAATAGAAAAGGTGAAAAAGAATGGAAAAAGCTGATGCCCCTTATCTCTCAATCGTTATCCCGGTGTTTAACGAAGAAGAAAACATACCCCTTCTGTTGGAAAACATAGAAAAGGCCTTAAAAAACTTTAAAAAAGCTTTTGAAGTAATCATCGTTGACGATGGCTCAACGGATAATTCTTTAAAAATACTAAAAGAACTTAAACCTAAGTACCCTTGGCTAAAAATTGTGGCTTTAAGGCGTAATTTCGGTCAAAGTGCGGCCTTTACCGCGGGCATTGACCACGCCAAAGGCAAAGTCATCGTCACCATGGATGGAGACCTGCAAAATGACCCTCGCGATATCCCCAAGCTTTTAGAAAAAATAGAAGAAGGATACGACGTAGTCTCTGGCTGGCGTAAAGACCGCAAGGATCCTTTTATATCAAGACGCCTGCCTTCTATGATGGCCAACGCCCTTATTTCCCGTTTCACCCATGTAAAGCTCCATGATTATGGCTGTTCCCTTAAAGCCTATCGCGCCGAAGTAATCAAAGGGGTAACCATTTACGGCGAACTTCATCGCTTTATACCGGCTCTGGTAGGGCTATCAGGGGCCCGAGTGGCCGAAGTTGAAGTAACGCATCATCCCAGGCGTTATGGCCGTAGTAAATACGGCATTTCCCGTACTTATAGGGTTATTCTTGACCTTTTATTGATGATCTTTTTTAGAAAATTTGCCACTAAACCTTTACATATATTTGGTTTAACTGGTGGTACCCTCTTTTTACTTGGCCTGGGCATAGAACTTTATTTAAGCTTTTTGAAAATTTTTATGGGGCAAGATATTGGCCAGAGGCCCCTTTTAATTTTGGGTGTTCTTTTGATTCTTACAGGCATTAATCTTTTGGGAACCGGACTTTTGGCTGAGTTGGTAATAAGAACCTATTACGAATCATCTGGTAAAAGGATCTATAGCGTGCGTGAGGTAATTGAGTGAAAAAATATCTTTCTTTTTTTCTCAAACTGGCCGTAAGCGCAACCCTTCTCTTTTATCTTTTTAGACAGACTAATTTTGATCTCTTATTCCAGACATTTAAACAAGTCTCTCCAGAATGGCTTACTGCGTCAATAATGGTCTTTTTTGTGTTTCAGTTAGTAAGTGCTTTTAGGTGGTATGAAATTCTTAAAGTGCTTGGGTTCAAAAAGAATGTATCTTTTATTTGCCGTGTTTATTTCATAGGCATGTTTTTCAACGCCTTCTTGCCCGGCATATTTGGAGGTGACCTGGTCCGCATCTTTTATCTGGTAAAAGAAGGAAGCAGTAAAACTGTAGCCAGTTTCAGTGTGGTATATGATCGGGCCTTTGGCTTTTTAGGGGCCCTCTTTTTGTTGTTAATTTTTGTACCTTTAGAAGGAAATTTTATACCTGCTCACACCCGTCACAGTATCTTTTATTTTTCGGTGACGGTCTTAGCTCTTACCTTCGTGATAGTCCTTTTTTCCAAGTTCTGGCAGGAACGCCTGGGAAACAATTTAGCACACACTTTAACCCTAGTTCTTAAAATAAAAAATTTTCTTAAACTCTTTTATTTAGGACTAGCGGTTCAAGTTCTATACAATATCCATGTAGCTTTGTTAGGCAAAAGTCTAGGCATATCTATTCCCTGGCTCAAATACTTTTTGATTATCCCGCTTATGGGGATTCTCGCAAGCCTTCCTATAAGCCTAGGAGGCTTTGGCGTCCGCGAAGGAACCCTGGCTTATTTTCTAAACCTTTTAGGAGAACCCAAAGAAATGGGAATTGCCCTTGGTTTTTTAACTTACGGCGTGGCCCTTATCGGCGGGGCCGTAGGCGGGTACTTCTATTTACGCGGAGACAGAGCTAAAGATAACAATTAAGACCTTTACAAAACGTTTTTACTTGAGAGACTGCTTCGTCGCCTACAGCTCCTCACAGTGACTAAATGGCTAAAGGCTAAGGGCTCTCACTTTCCACTTCTTACTTATACTCACGATGAGCCCTGCAGGGCCGACAAAGTGGCCCAGGAGGGTCATTGGAAGCCATTTTCTTACACCGTCATTGTATGGGGGGTAAAAACCCCCTGGCCGCCTTGTTATCCCTCCTACCTATACAAAGGTGGTTGTAGGGTTAAGCGGGAACATTAGTTCCGCCCCGCCTTTAAAAGTTTTTGATAACCTCTGGCCTAGATGTTAGGCTTACGGATTCATGAATACCTACAAAGCTGACTTTTTACTTCTTCTGGCGGCTATCATCTGGGGTGGGGCCTTTGTTGTCCAGCGTATGGGCATGGATCACATTGGTCCTTTGTGGTTCAACGGTATAAGATTTGGCCTGGGGTGTTTAAGCCTATTGCCTCTTATATGGTACCGAAGAAAAAAGGGAATAACTCAGCCTTTTCTTTATCCAACTAATAGAAATACTTTTTTAAAAGCAGGATTTCTGGTTGGTACGCTTTTGTTTCTGGCCAGTATTCTTCAGCAGGTTGGCATAGTCTATACCACCGCTGGTAAGGCAGGCTTCATTACCGGTCTCTATGTGGTTATGGTGCCTCTTTTAGGGCTTTTCTGGAAACAAAGGCCCGGACTTGGAGTCTGGATAGGTGTTATTCTGGCGGCAACAGGTCTTTATTTCTTGTCTATCACCGAGGAATTCACCATCGCCTACGGAGATTTTTTAGTATTTCTCTGTGCCATGGTCTTTTCATTACATGTTTTAGCTATTGGCTGGTTCGCCCCTAGGGTAGATTGCATTGAACTGGCTTCTTTTCAGTTTGGGCTAACATCTATTTTGAGTTTATGGGCAGCCCTTTTTTTAGAGGATATTTCCTGGCAAGCTTTAAAGGGAGCAGTTATCCCTATTCTTTACAGTGGTTTTATGTCTGCAGGGATCGCTTTTACCTTACAGATCGTGGCCCAAAGAGATGCCCCTCCAGCGCATGCGGCTATTATCATGAGTCTTGAATCAGTATTTGCCGCCCTTGCCGGTTGGTTTATTTTGGGAGAGACTCTTAACGTACGAGAGATTTTTGGATGCATTCTTATGTTTGCCGGAATGCTTACAGCTCAACTATGGCCATTGCTTCGTAACCACCGAGCCGAAATAAGTGCTTAAAGGAGACCCTCATGAAAGATAAATTGCGTATCATTTTTATGGGAACACCGACCTTTGCTGTGCCGATACTTAAGGCCCTGCTTACCCGTGAAGACGAAGTAGTAGCTGTTGTTACCCAGCCTGATAAACCGGCTGGCCGCGGGAAGAGGCTTACCCCTCCCCCGGTAAAGCTTGTAGCTCAGGAGAAAGGAGTGCCTGTGTTTCAACCAGCCAAAATAAAAGACCAGGAATTTCTTGAAACCTTAAAAAAGCTTTTGCCAGATGTGATAGTGGTAGCTGCATACGGAAAAATCTTGCCTAAAGAAGTCTTAGAGATTCCCCGTTTTGGTTGTATAAACGTGCACGCCTCGCTTCTTCCCAAGTTTCGCGGAGCCGCTCCCATTAACTGGGCCATCATCGCCGGAGAAAAAGAAACCGGTATCACCATTATGCAGATGGACGAAGGTATGGACACAGGAGATATCCTTCTCATGGAAAAAATTCCTATCCTTCCTGAGGATACTGCGGGAACTTTGCATGACAAGCTAGCTCAACTTGGGGCTAAGCTTATAAACGAGGCCTTAGATAGGCTCAAAGAAGGAAAGCTCTTTCCTCAAAAGCAACCTGATGAAGGCGTGAGTTACGCCCCTATGCTTCGCAAAGAAGATGGGTTAATAGATTTTAACAAGCCTGCCAGAGAGCTTGCCAATCTTATAAGAGGCCTTGATCCCTGGCCCACAGCTTATGCCTATTTTCGCGGAAAGCTGGTCAAATTTTTTAGTCCTGAGTTCGATGAAAGAGATTATGGCCCACCAGGAGAAATTCTCGGTTTATCTCAGGGAAAACTTTTAGTAGGGACAGGCAAAGGCCTTTTAAAGATCGGAGAGCTTCAGCTTGAAGGTAAAAAAAGGATAACAGCTCAAGAGTTTTGGCGGGGTTATCGCCCTAAACCAGGCGAAAGATTTGAGGCCCAAAAGAGTTAGATATTAGAGACCTTTGCTAGCACTAGGGACAGGGATTGCTTCGCCACTTCGTGGCTCGCAATGACGGTGTAAGAAAATGGTTCGCAATGACATCACCTCTGTCACTGCGAGGAGGCCCATAGGGCCACGAAGCAGTCCCTGGGATTGCTTCGGCCTCTAGCGAGGCCTCGCAATGACAGGGTTAAATTAAAACCATACAATGACGGGATAAAGGGTCGAGGCTCCCAATGACCCTGCTGGGCCACTTTGTCGGCCCTGCGGGGGCTTCTCGTAAATATAAGTGAGAAGTGAGAGCCATCTACCATCAGCCATCTGCCATCTACCATTTAGTTACTGCGAGCCCGGATGGGCGAAGCAGTCTCTCAAGTAAAAACGTCTTGCAAAGGTCTCATGGAAATATATGCTTTGTTAACTTCCTATGATATCTTTTTGAGACATAACAAACTAAAAATAAAAGCGAGGTAAATATGAAAAAGGCTGAAATAGTAATTGTTGGAGGAGGTCCCGCAGGTATTACCGCGGCGGTTACAGCTAGAAGGCACTATCCGGATAAAAAAGTCCTTTTAATAAGAAATGCGGAAAAGTCTATTGTTCCCTGTGGCATTCCTTATATGTTTGGTACTCTTAAAGATCCCACTCAAAACATAAATCCTGACTCTATGCTTCTTAGCCGGGGGATTGATCTGATTATTGACCAGGTGAATTCTGTTGACCGGAAAGCCAAAAAAGTATTTCTGGAAAAGGGCGAAGAAATCACTTACGAAAAGCTTATCTTAGCCACTGGTTCTATTCCGAAACCGCCAGAAATTCCGGGAATTAATCTCGATAATGTTTATCTTGTAAAAAAAGAATGGAAGTATCTTTTAAACCTTCGTCGCGCTATTGAAACATCTGAAAAAATTGTAATTATTGGGGGAGGCTTTGTAGGGGTTGAAATAGCTGAGGAAATCAAAATCCACCACCGAAAAGACGTCTCTATTGTAGAAGTTCTTCCCTACCCTCTTTATAACTCTTTTGATGAAACTTTTTGTTTTGAAGCAGCACAAGAACTCGAAGCCATGGGTATTAAATTTTATACCGATGTAAAAGTTGAAAGAATCATCGGTACAAATGGAAAAGTAAAAGAAGTTGAGCTTTCCGATGGTACGGTCCTTCCTGCCGATCTGGTAATAGTTTCTATTGGGGTGGCTCCCTTGGTTGATCTTGCTAAAAGCATAGGCTTAGAAATAGGCCCACTAGGCGGTATTCTTGCTGACCGCACTATGACCACTTCTGACCCTGACATTTTTGTTTGTGGTGATTGTGCCGAAAAGTTTTCTTTCTTCAATGGTCGGCCTGTACCGGTAAAATTGGCTTCGGTGGCAGCTACCGAAGCTAGAATTGCGGGGGCTAACCTTTATTCCAAACGAAGAGCTATTCTCGGAACAATCGGTGTCTTTTCCACCAAAATAGGAAAAAAAGTTTTTGCGGTCGCAGGTCTTACCGAACGTCATGCCGAAGAAGAAGGATTTGAAGTCATTGTGGGAGAAACTTCTGCTCCTAATCGGCACCCATCTGTTCTTCCTGGGGTGCAAGATGTCCATGTCATACTCATTTTTGATAAACACACAGAAACACTCTTAGGCGGAGAAGTAAGCGGTGGTGAAAGCGTAGCCGAACTCATTAATTTAATAAGCGCCTGTCTCCTACACCGAATGACAGCAACCAATATGGCTGCTTTTCAAATGGGAACTCATCCTATGCTAACCTCCTCACCTGGTGGTTATCCTTTGGTAGTAGCGGCTGAACTAGCGGTGGTTCAAAAGTATTCTTAAGAGACTGGGGGAGAAGGGCTAATTTTGAGGAATTCTTTCAGGGCATAGGCGGTATGAGTATTTCCTTTTAGGAGATCTTTTACCGGCCCTGAAAAAAGAAGCCTTCCTCCCCTTGGGCCACCCTCTGGGCCGAGATCAATGACCCAGTCGGCCTCTTTTATAATTTCCAGGTTGTGTTCAATTACTAGCACAGTGTGCCCCTTTTCAATAAGCCCGTGGAAAAGATTCAAAAGCTTTTTAACATCAGCAGGGTGTAGCCCGGTGCTCGGTTCATCAAGGATAAAAAGAGTACCGCCGCGTTTACCTTTGATAAACTCGCTAGCCAGCTTTAGGCGCTGGGCCTCCCCTCCAGAAAGAGACGGGCTTGGCTGACCAAGAGTCAAATAATCAAGGCCGAGATCACAAAGGGTTTTAAGCGGCTCTGCCAAGTTAGGCACGGCCTTGAAAAACTCATAGGCCTCGGCCATAGTCATAGAGAGCACCTCGGCAATGTTTTTACCCTTGTAACGCACTGTCAACGTCTCTTCGTTGTATCTAGCGCCACGACAGACACTACAGGGTATATAAACTTCAGGTAAAAACTTCATCTCTACCTTGAGTTGCCCTTGGCCTTTACAGTGTGGGCATCGGCCTTCGGAAAGATTGAAAGAAAAGCGGCTGGCGTCAAAGCCTTTGGCTCTGGCTCGAGGAGTAGCAGCAAAAAGTTTTCTTATATGATCCATGATCCCCACGTAGGTTGCCGGAGTAGAGCGCGGAGTGCGGCCAATAGGAGTATGGT from Thermodesulfatator indicus DSM 15286 harbors:
- a CDS encoding FAD-dependent oxidoreductase yields the protein MKKAEIVIVGGGPAGITAAVTARRHYPDKKVLLIRNAEKSIVPCGIPYMFGTLKDPTQNINPDSMLLSRGIDLIIDQVNSVDRKAKKVFLEKGEEITYEKLILATGSIPKPPEIPGINLDNVYLVKKEWKYLLNLRRAIETSEKIVIIGGGFVGVEIAEEIKIHHRKDVSIVEVLPYPLYNSFDETFCFEAAQELEAMGIKFYTDVKVERIIGTNGKVKEVELSDGTVLPADLVIVSIGVAPLVDLAKSIGLEIGPLGGILADRTMTTSDPDIFVCGDCAEKFSFFNGRPVPVKLASVAATEARIAGANLYSKRRAILGTIGVFSTKIGKKVFAVAGLTERHAEEEGFEVIVGETSAPNRHPSVLPGVQDVHVILIFDKHTETLLGGEVSGGESVAELINLISACLLHRMTATNMAAFQMGTHPMLTSSPGGYPLVVAAELAVVQKYS
- a CDS encoding divergent polysaccharide deacetylase family protein, with the translated sequence MFLLLLVSILAALWVLRPMVEKPRELPQVAGYPKKPLPEPKVSKPLAPRKPVPQPQRALTPSTPKEKLPVACIIIDDMGQNPSLERKFFKLGLRLNFSFLPEAPFTKRLATEAHARGFEVLVHLPLEAHQVYDHSHILRLNLNQDELKKQVRFLVKKVPYAIGVNHHMGSAFTEDETHVYWLLSEIKAMGLFYVDSRTTPYTKIPEVAKKLGLPFAERNIFLDDSTDFKSICRYLDKLIKEAQKRPVVAIGHPHPNTLKALEAYENRLKTQVNLVPISEFLREKYDKAVLERF
- a CDS encoding S41 family peptidase, translated to MKNRKVFSSAVLVVVLGFFLLGTFLGHNLLSAPTRKENDIYQQLKLFSQVLDLVQKSYVKEVDPKELIYGAIQGMLTNLDPHSSFLKPEDFKELEIETKGSFTGIGIEITIKDGVLTVVAPIEGTPAWKAGLKPGDKIIKINGKPTKGMSLLDAVKLLRGPKGTKVTIHIYREGFNELKEITLVRDVIPIKSVRYFTVEPGYGYIRITNFQEKTPKELVKALTALEKENKPMKGLIIDLRNNPGGLLSSAVKVADEFIDKGLIVYTKGRIKQQNMRFEATPNKRKHPYPIVVLVNEGSASASEIVAGALQDHHRAILVGNTTFGKGSVQTIIPLPDGSAVRLTTAQYYTPSGRSIQAKGIEPDIKVPFLDPECLKKAEKKTHVLREKDLAHHLENGNPKSEKEKNQPETQKVKEKTPKDVYKWEERLKYDNQFQEALRILKSWHIITSVKIK
- the cmk gene encoding (d)CMP kinase, with translation MRPRGLLITIDGPAGAGKSTVAKKLAKKLGYLYLDTGAMYRVVALAAQRLGLDFQDKEKLGELARTLDFKLVPAENGVKVFLGHEDVSEAIRTPEIDRLSSVVARIPSVREALKIRQQAMGKDGGVIAEGRDMGSVVFPDAEIKFFITASLEARAKRRYEEQKQRGLKVSFEEVLSNLRERDERDSKREVAPLVVPEGALVIDTSGLTPDQVLEIVLKEIEKVKKNGKS
- a CDS encoding murein hydrolase activator EnvC family protein, which encodes MRNSFLWGLAALLALLVGQVTAVVPPEKIKEKSAILEELSVKEKKILKELEELSQKINKKQKEIDLLEDQIAERDLIIFNLSQKIKEREAKIKELEKLFRERLKVLATMGKVGWLNLLFAPSDISSFLRKQEYINLVLLHDKELASQLKEEKAKLEREKKIVLTEKARLEELRQRFQEEKQVLERLKQEKKALLEEVRRNKRLYAETLKMLKAAYAAIAQMAEELQKTRQELESTKTQIEEIKKEKSPEESLIPEIKKSPSLLEVKGLLPPPVPGTVIKTYGTEIDPITGEKKFNKGITIAAPAGTPVKTPYAGKILKISYIQGQGIVIFIDHGYYFLSVIGGLGNVSKSLGDMVSTGEVIGEVGEVPFGKPHVYYELRYKGKPLNPLDWLDINQLKFRP
- the fmt gene encoding methionyl-tRNA formyltransferase; the encoded protein is MKDKLRIIFMGTPTFAVPILKALLTREDEVVAVVTQPDKPAGRGKRLTPPPVKLVAQEKGVPVFQPAKIKDQEFLETLKKLLPDVIVVAAYGKILPKEVLEIPRFGCINVHASLLPKFRGAAPINWAIIAGEKETGITIMQMDEGMDTGDILLMEKIPILPEDTAGTLHDKLAQLGAKLINEALDRLKEGKLFPQKQPDEGVSYAPMLRKEDGLIDFNKPARELANLIRGLDPWPTAYAYFRGKLVKFFSPEFDERDYGPPGEILGLSQGKLLVGTGKGLLKIGELQLEGKKRITAQEFWRGYRPKPGERFEAQKS
- a CDS encoding DMT family transporter; translation: MNTYKADFLLLLAAIIWGGAFVVQRMGMDHIGPLWFNGIRFGLGCLSLLPLIWYRRKKGITQPFLYPTNRNTFLKAGFLVGTLLFLASILQQVGIVYTTAGKAGFITGLYVVMVPLLGLFWKQRPGLGVWIGVILAATGLYFLSITEEFTIAYGDFLVFLCAMVFSLHVLAIGWFAPRVDCIELASFQFGLTSILSLWAALFLEDISWQALKGAVIPILYSGFMSAGIAFTLQIVAQRDAPPAHAAIIMSLESVFAALAGWFILGETLNVREIFGCILMFAGMLTAQLWPLLRNHRAEISA
- a CDS encoding glycosyltransferase family 2 protein, whose translation is MEKADAPYLSIVIPVFNEEENIPLLLENIEKALKNFKKAFEVIIVDDGSTDNSLKILKELKPKYPWLKIVALRRNFGQSAAFTAGIDHAKGKVIVTMDGDLQNDPRDIPKLLEKIEEGYDVVSGWRKDRKDPFISRRLPSMMANALISRFTHVKLHDYGCSLKAYRAEVIKGVTIYGELHRFIPALVGLSGARVAEVEVTHHPRRYGRSKYGISRTYRVILDLLLMIFFRKFATKPLHIFGLTGGTLFLLGLGIELYLSFLKIFMGQDIGQRPLLILGVLLILTGINLLGTGLLAELVIRTYYESSGKRIYSVREVIE
- a CDS encoding lysylphosphatidylglycerol synthase transmembrane domain-containing protein, coding for MKKYLSFFLKLAVSATLLFYLFRQTNFDLLFQTFKQVSPEWLTASIMVFFVFQLVSAFRWYEILKVLGFKKNVSFICRVYFIGMFFNAFLPGIFGGDLVRIFYLVKEGSSKTVASFSVVYDRAFGFLGALFLLLIFVPLEGNFIPAHTRHSIFYFSVTVLALTFVIVLFSKFWQERLGNNLAHTLTLVLKIKNFLKLFYLGLAVQVLYNIHVALLGKSLGISIPWLKYFLIIPLMGILASLPISLGGFGVREGTLAYFLNLLGEPKEMGIALGFLTYGVALIGGAVGGYFYLRGDRAKDNN
- the hisC gene encoding histidinol-phosphate transaminase, producing MIKPYLKDFKPYPPGKPIEELRRELGIEGPIVKLASNENPFGPSPKAIEAIKEAAKDVHRYPDPSGYELKKALAQKLGVKPEEIVLGNGSNEVIDLLVKALLAPGDTALMSEPSFLMYEKFVQAAGGNIKKIPLKNLRHDLFALAGAIDEKTRLLFLDNPHNPTGSIIKHHEFESWIKDLPKNILIVLDEAYIEFNEDPEIINGLKFKDHKPPVAILRTFSKAYGLAGLRIGYGIMNQALADVLNAIRQPFNVNSLALTAAKVALEDEKYFKQVLNTFLEERKRLTEALKRFGLKPYPSQANFILVEVGQSGQKLYQALLRKGVIIRNTEAYGFSTCVRISIGTPEENDFFLAKLKEVLNEA